The Paracholeplasma brassicae genome contains a region encoding:
- a CDS encoding electron transfer flavoprotein subunit beta/FixA family protein: MKIITCIKQVPASSNVQVDPITGVLLRDGNNVKMNPYDLYGLETAFQMKERTGAIVSAITMGPPSATSVLKEALYMGADEAALITDRKFAGADVLATSYTISQMIRHMGEFDVVICGKQTTDGDTAQVGPEMAEFLGIPHIPYVKEIIEVTKDYLIVKSTYEQYEEIVKVSTPCLLTIEKGYNTPRLPSYLRKQQYKDYKIEMVTLKQFEDQDESHYGLNGSPTQVDEIFSPSKNHEVKHLVGSSEELAAKMIEILKESRFV, from the coding sequence TTGAAGATTATTACGTGTATTAAACAAGTACCAGCCTCAAGTAACGTTCAAGTTGATCCAATTACTGGGGTATTATTAAGAGATGGGAATAACGTGAAAATGAATCCGTACGATTTGTATGGATTAGAAACGGCATTTCAAATGAAAGAAAGAACTGGTGCAATCGTTAGTGCAATTACGATGGGACCACCAAGTGCAACAAGTGTCTTAAAAGAAGCACTCTATATGGGTGCGGATGAAGCAGCACTCATTACGGATAGAAAGTTTGCTGGTGCAGATGTACTAGCTACCTCCTATACAATTAGTCAAATGATTAGACACATGGGTGAGTTTGATGTAGTCATCTGCGGGAAACAAACAACCGATGGTGATACTGCTCAAGTAGGACCAGAAATGGCAGAGTTTCTAGGTATCCCACACATTCCTTATGTAAAAGAGATTATTGAGGTAACTAAAGATTACTTGATTGTCAAATCGACCTACGAGCAGTATGAAGAAATCGTTAAAGTTAGTACACCGTGTTTACTAACCATTGAAAAAGGCTATAATACGCCGAGATTACCTTCCTATCTAAGAAAACAACAATATAAAGACTATAAAATTGAAATGGTGACTCTTAAACAATTTGAAGATCAAGACGAATCTCATTATGGCTTAAATGGTTCACCAACTCAAGTCGATGAAATATTCTCACCTTCTAAGAACCATGAGGTCAAACACCTTGTGGGTAGTAGTGAAGAACTAGCAGCAAAAATGATTGAAATATTAAAAGAAAGTCGATTTGTGTAG
- the anmK gene encoding anhydro-N-acetylmuramic acid kinase AnmK has protein sequence MKKKAIGIMSGTSLDAVDIVLCEIEGSYLETQIKELAFKSYSFDEELKHKTLQAISLENASAKDLCSLNFELGYLFADCVNQFLNEHSLTSDEIDFIASHGQTIYHIPQDEKNHIRSTLQLGDGSIISSKTGITTVSNFRTADMALGGQGAPLVPYAEFLMYRDKNKNRAMHNLGGISNLTILNRDCSEASVLAFDTGPANMMIDYSMQQLYHLPYDQNGATARKGQLIRSMYDQIMSKSYFNECPPKSTGRELFGNLYTKSLIDQYMNHKKEDIIHTLTKVTANSIIEAYERFVLKNTPLDEIIFAGGGAYNTYLMELIQTGLPNIKIMRLEDLGFNSQSKEATAFVVLGNETLNGHYNHLLKATGATTYGILGQISPVYKKVKS, from the coding sequence ATGAAGAAGAAAGCCATTGGAATTATGAGTGGGACCTCCTTGGATGCTGTTGATATTGTTTTATGCGAGATTGAGGGAAGTTATCTAGAGACCCAAATTAAAGAACTTGCGTTTAAATCTTACTCTTTTGATGAAGAATTAAAACATAAAACACTTCAAGCCATTTCATTGGAAAATGCCTCTGCAAAAGATTTATGTAGTCTAAATTTCGAGCTTGGTTATTTATTCGCTGATTGCGTTAATCAATTCTTAAATGAACACTCACTGACCTCAGATGAAATTGATTTTATTGCTTCGCATGGGCAAACCATATATCACATACCACAAGATGAAAAAAATCATATTAGAAGCACCCTTCAATTAGGTGATGGGTCAATCATCTCATCAAAAACGGGTATTACTACCGTCTCTAATTTTAGAACCGCTGACATGGCGCTTGGTGGTCAAGGCGCACCACTGGTACCATATGCAGAATTTCTTATGTATCGTGATAAGAACAAAAATCGTGCCATGCATAATTTGGGTGGTATTTCGAATTTGACTATTTTGAATAGAGACTGTAGTGAAGCATCAGTTTTAGCCTTTGATACAGGGCCTGCAAACATGATGATTGATTATTCGATGCAACAGCTCTATCATTTACCATACGACCAAAATGGTGCTACTGCTAGAAAAGGTCAGCTAATTAGATCGATGTATGATCAAATCATGTCCAAAAGTTATTTTAATGAATGCCCACCTAAGTCAACAGGTAGAGAACTATTTGGAAATCTTTATACTAAGTCATTGATTGATCAATATATGAATCATAAAAAAGAAGACATCATACACACATTAACCAAGGTGACAGCTAATTCGATTATCGAGGCTTATGAGCGTTTTGTACTTAAAAACACACCACTAGATGAAATAATTTTTGCTGGTGGTGGGGCATATAATACGTATTTAATGGAGTTAATTCAAACTGGTTTACCAAATATTAAAATTATGAGACTAGAAGACTTAGGGTTTAATAGTCAGTCGAAAGAAGCGACCGCGTTTGTGGTCTTAGGTAATGAAACACTAAACGGTCATTACAACCATTTGCTTAAAGCCACAGGTGCTACAACATATGGCATTTTAGGACAAATCAGTCCTGTATATAAGAAGGTGAAATCATGA
- a CDS encoding 6-phospho-beta-glucosidase, with product MRYKKLLIVGRSMFLETIIDQVIENNQTNIGEIVLYQTGLDAATKKEVQQELMNKVHDKTYALNFMITDDKKKAFGGSDYVVISFCEKNHPKDINQYEPLIDSKVSSREAYIVSNHFKAMNLIPKIIDVLHDVDTYAEDAWVINLSTPNGVINESIYRYCEHEKYIGIGQSPLKMKEQFIKQMAVQPKQLIPVVAGLDGLSYVLNLYNSKNDILPKLIDELHETKQLNDWRFEFVKQLGVYPSIHHQFFEQFMSNTEVIDTDTLAQDQHYMAKSVTDFISSVEQDKRDYQVVITSNKGHITDLPRNASIEITARITKDGPKPVHVGSLPIQIRGLVQSVKAYEELLSDAVFEKNIDKARLALQIHPAIKNMKNAKMVFDEIVSNNQYYFQGFLPKEKNNNETVLL from the coding sequence ATGAGATATAAGAAACTTTTGATCGTTGGAAGAAGTATGTTTTTAGAGACAATCATTGATCAGGTGATAGAGAACAATCAAACCAACATTGGTGAAATTGTTTTGTATCAAACGGGGCTTGATGCTGCAACAAAAAAAGAAGTTCAACAAGAATTGATGAATAAAGTTCATGATAAAACATACGCACTTAATTTCATGATTACAGACGACAAAAAGAAAGCGTTTGGTGGGTCTGATTATGTGGTGATATCGTTTTGTGAAAAAAATCACCCGAAAGACATCAATCAATACGAACCACTGATCGATTCTAAGGTATCGTCAAGAGAAGCTTACATTGTTAGTAATCATTTTAAAGCAATGAATCTAATTCCGAAAATCATTGACGTTTTACATGATGTTGATACCTATGCAGAAGACGCATGGGTCATTAATTTAAGTACACCAAATGGTGTCATCAATGAATCGATATATCGCTATTGTGAACACGAAAAATACATTGGGATTGGGCAATCACCATTAAAAATGAAAGAACAATTTATTAAACAAATGGCAGTTCAACCAAAGCAGTTAATTCCTGTGGTTGCTGGGTTAGATGGCTTATCTTATGTGTTAAACTTGTATAATTCAAAAAATGACATATTACCTAAATTGATTGATGAACTACATGAGACAAAACAACTCAATGATTGGCGCTTTGAATTTGTTAAACAGCTTGGAGTCTATCCAAGCATACACCATCAATTTTTTGAACAATTTATGTCAAACACGGAAGTAATCGATACAGATACGTTGGCACAAGATCAACATTACATGGCAAAAAGCGTGACTGATTTTATTTCAAGTGTGGAGCAAGATAAAAGAGATTATCAAGTGGTAATCACATCTAATAAAGGTCACATCACGGATCTTCCAAGAAATGCATCAATTGAAATTACCGCGAGAATTACAAAAGATGGACCAAAACCTGTACATGTTGGTAGTCTTCCTATTCAAATAAGAGGTCTTGTACAAAGCGTCAAGGCGTATGAAGAGTTATTAAGCGATGCAGTTTTTGAAAAAAACATAGACAAAGCACGGTTGGCATTACAAATCCACCCAGCCATTAAAAACATGAAAAATGCAAAAATGGTTTTTGATGAGATTGTTTCAAACAATCAATACTACTTTCAAGGATTTTTACCTAAGGAGAAAAACAACAATGAAACTGTTTTACTATAA
- a CDS encoding electron transfer flavoprotein subunit alpha/FixB family protein — MGYIKVNNEKVTKEVASELMDICPFNAFEYTDAYLSINASCRVCKLCVKKGPKGVCEFIDDSRPKIDKTIYRGIAVYIEQRNNKAHEVGFELLGKAQEISKKTNEPVYAIVIAKDASKIVEQCLSYGVDEVFVFQDDAYEDFNVETYTNAVEHFYKKYQNNVILMGSTPQGRSFAPRIAARLRTGLTADCTMLDITEEGDLLQIRPAFGGNIMAKINTPNNRPQLATIRYKMFNKPNKVVPFGKVTYEETGNLSKESTIKMIEKIEKPKVNDISEAEVIIAVGRAFKKQKDLELIEPLRQKLNAQIACTRPLVENGWFDNRLQIGLSGRTVKPKLLINLGISGSVHFIEGMKESELIISVNQDPNTKLFDVSHYSIIGDIYEVIPKLNDLLKEIGVV; from the coding sequence ATGGGTTATATTAAAGTAAATAATGAGAAAGTAACTAAAGAAGTAGCAAGTGAGTTGATGGACATTTGTCCGTTTAATGCATTCGAATACACAGATGCGTATTTATCAATCAATGCGTCTTGTCGGGTATGTAAACTCTGTGTCAAAAAGGGACCAAAAGGGGTTTGTGAGTTTATCGATGATTCAAGACCTAAAATTGATAAAACAATTTATCGTGGGATTGCAGTTTATATTGAGCAACGAAACAACAAAGCACATGAGGTTGGGTTTGAACTCTTAGGTAAAGCACAAGAGATTTCTAAAAAAACAAATGAACCTGTTTACGCGATTGTTATTGCAAAAGACGCAAGTAAAATAGTCGAACAATGTTTGTCATATGGTGTTGATGAAGTCTTTGTATTTCAAGACGATGCTTATGAGGACTTCAATGTAGAAACGTATACGAATGCCGTAGAACATTTTTATAAGAAATACCAAAACAACGTTATTTTGATGGGTTCAACCCCACAAGGTAGAAGCTTTGCTCCCCGAATTGCAGCAAGACTACGAACAGGACTTACCGCAGATTGTACGATGCTAGATATCACAGAAGAAGGCGACTTACTCCAAATTAGACCAGCGTTTGGCGGTAATATTATGGCAAAAATCAACACACCGAATAACCGCCCACAACTAGCGACCATCAGATATAAGATGTTTAATAAACCAAATAAAGTCGTACCTTTTGGAAAGGTAACCTATGAAGAGACCGGCAATTTAAGCAAAGAATCAACCATCAAAATGATAGAAAAAATAGAAAAACCAAAAGTGAATGACATCTCTGAGGCGGAAGTAATCATAGCGGTTGGAAGAGCATTTAAGAAACAAAAAGATTTGGAATTGATTGAACCATTAAGACAAAAATTGAATGCACAAATTGCTTGTACTAGACCACTTGTTGAAAATGGATGGTTTGATAACCGACTTCAAATCGGGTTAAGTGGCCGAACCGTAAAACCAAAGCTTTTGATTAATCTCGGTATCAGTGGTTCAGTTCACTTTATTGAAGGCATGAAAGAATCCGAACTAATCATCTCAGTCAATCAAGATCCCAATACAAAATTATTTGATGTCTCTCATTATTCAATCATTGGAGATATTTATGAAGTTATACCAAAACTAAATGACTTATTAAAAGAGATAGGAGTCGTCTAA
- a CDS encoding phosphodiester glycosidase family protein: MSKHRIWVKSILLFFVLTLGLVLPTAVKVDAFFRVYPTTKETRYVEGVKHQKIIGDIDFNGTSSKQIINYVGANIKTEDIKVVVGDGYADYGFGMSNLLSQIYNVNRRYDNLNVIAGVNGDFYNMSNGIPTMAYVRNFEVIFEGVTKARTLIGFKDDGEVVYGNPTFEGYEVMVFNEEGELKLKQIKVNGFNRLPNQGEVTVFFSEYVGVIDSGESKIVLDAKDIKSDGSGARYFGKGVLQSVTKERIEVQEKQIVLMGDSLFEEGLINETDTVVIQQKLGGKFEGVRHALGGWEHLVKQGVPETTFTAGASYQFRAPRTAIGIKSDGTIFFVTVDGRQKPQGMEGVTAYEMAEIMAYFEAEEAFNLDGGGSTTMAVLGDAEGVYDIMNSPSDGNLRSNANGFFFVKGSFDEVKQPIPFPDNRTQLDLPTNLFINEEGILSFDQVENATSYELLVDGNSRIKTTSTTIDLNQLELGGHQIQLRALGNHELFRQSSYTTSRDYVVYSSDVMKMIEFLREYTRKESERMGSN, encoded by the coding sequence ATGTCTAAACACCGCATATGGGTTAAAAGTATCTTATTATTTTTTGTTCTTACATTAGGATTAGTTCTGCCTACTGCAGTTAAAGTTGATGCATTTTTCAGGGTCTATCCGACTACAAAAGAAACAAGATATGTCGAAGGGGTAAAACATCAAAAAATCATCGGCGATATTGATTTTAATGGAACATCCTCAAAACAAATCATCAACTATGTTGGGGCAAATATAAAAACCGAAGATATTAAGGTTGTTGTTGGAGACGGGTATGCCGATTATGGCTTTGGGATGTCCAACTTACTAAGTCAAATTTATAACGTTAACCGTCGTTATGATAATTTAAATGTCATCGCAGGTGTTAATGGCGATTTCTATAATATGTCAAATGGAATTCCAACGATGGCCTATGTTAGAAACTTTGAAGTTATTTTTGAAGGTGTAACAAAGGCAAGAACACTTATCGGGTTTAAAGACGACGGTGAGGTTGTTTATGGTAATCCGACTTTTGAAGGTTATGAAGTAATGGTCTTCAACGAAGAAGGCGAACTTAAACTAAAACAAATCAAAGTCAATGGGTTTAATCGTTTACCAAATCAAGGCGAAGTCACGGTGTTCTTTAGTGAATATGTTGGTGTCATCGATAGTGGTGAATCAAAAATTGTACTTGACGCTAAAGACATCAAATCCGATGGTTCAGGGGCAAGATATTTTGGAAAAGGTGTTTTACAAAGTGTAACCAAAGAACGCATTGAAGTTCAAGAAAAACAAATTGTCTTAATGGGAGATTCACTCTTCGAAGAAGGGTTAATTAATGAAACAGACACGGTCGTAATTCAACAAAAATTAGGTGGTAAATTTGAAGGTGTCAGACACGCTTTAGGCGGTTGGGAACATTTGGTTAAACAAGGGGTACCTGAAACAACATTTACAGCAGGTGCGAGTTATCAATTCCGAGCACCTAGAACTGCAATTGGGATTAAGAGTGATGGAACAATCTTTTTTGTCACGGTGGATGGCAGACAAAAACCGCAAGGCATGGAGGGCGTGACTGCTTATGAAATGGCAGAAATCATGGCTTATTTTGAAGCAGAAGAAGCATTCAACCTTGATGGTGGTGGCTCAACAACCATGGCCGTTCTCGGTGATGCTGAGGGTGTATATGACATTATGAATAGTCCTTCGGATGGGAACTTACGTTCAAATGCCAATGGGTTTTTCTTTGTTAAAGGCAGTTTTGATGAAGTGAAACAACCAATTCCTTTTCCTGATAATCGAACACAATTAGATCTTCCAACGAATTTATTTATCAATGAAGAGGGAATCTTAAGTTTTGATCAAGTTGAAAACGCCACTAGCTATGAACTTCTTGTGGATGGAAATAGTCGCATTAAAACAACCTCAACTACCATTGATCTAAATCAGCTAGAATTAGGCGGCCATCAAATTCAACTGCGTGCACTTGGTAATCATGAATTGTTTAGACAATCGAGTTATACCACATCAAGAGATTACGTTGTTTACAGCAGTGACGTAATGAAAATGATTGAGTTTTTAAGAGAATACACAAGAAAAGAAAGCGAACGAATGGGTTCAAATTAA
- a CDS encoding MurR/RpiR family transcriptional regulator, with amino-acid sequence MSVMLNMLKYKEDLSMAEKVVLDYLIEHKEDLEDFGIEKIAEAAYTSPASVVRMCKKLGYKGFKDFKIDFILANAKVEIPEGSEYSDVILTKKFNTGKTAIENNIRVLEDTLKLYNEEVVEEAAQVIMNSRKILIFGKGSSYIVCKDLEMKLRRINKFAIAQGESHEQLIDASFINQRDVIIFISNSGKTKEIISAALLAKENKAKIIAITKLGTSILADLADICIYTSSLESEFRSAAMTSRISQLAVVDALFSHCAYVDIDRSVKTLEMTYQTFKRFKR; translated from the coding sequence ATGAGTGTAATGTTAAATATGTTGAAATACAAGGAAGATCTTAGTATGGCTGAAAAGGTGGTTCTTGACTATTTAATTGAACATAAAGAGGATTTAGAAGATTTTGGAATTGAAAAAATCGCAGAAGCAGCCTACACCTCACCGGCATCGGTTGTTCGCATGTGCAAGAAACTAGGGTATAAAGGATTTAAAGACTTCAAAATTGACTTCATTTTAGCAAATGCGAAAGTAGAAATTCCTGAAGGTAGTGAGTACTCCGATGTTATATTAACTAAAAAATTTAACACAGGTAAAACCGCGATTGAAAATAACATTCGTGTATTAGAAGATACACTAAAACTTTACAATGAAGAAGTTGTTGAAGAAGCTGCACAAGTTATCATGAATTCAAGAAAAATATTGATTTTTGGTAAAGGTTCTTCATACATTGTCTGTAAGGACTTAGAGATGAAATTAAGACGAATCAATAAATTTGCGATTGCACAAGGTGAATCACATGAACAGTTGATTGATGCGTCATTCATCAACCAAAGAGATGTCATTATTTTTATTTCAAACTCAGGTAAAACAAAAGAAATTATATCAGCGGCGCTTTTAGCTAAAGAGAATAAAGCGAAGATTATAGCGATTACAAAGTTAGGTACATCAATCCTAGCGGATTTAGCAGATATTTGCATCTACACTTCGTCACTCGAAAGTGAATTTCGTAGTGCAGCAATGACTTCAAGAATCTCTCAATTAGCGGTTGTTGATGCGTTATTCTCGCATTGTGCGTACGTTGATATTGATCGTTCGGTTAAAACATTAGAAATGACCTATCAAACATTTAAAAGATTTAAAAGATAA
- a CDS encoding FAD-binding oxidoreductase, giving the protein MYKKVELTDVESLINIVGKQQLFFNDEIEQEYAHDELKTVKHMPEVHVIAQNKIQISQIMTYAYSNNIPVTVRGSGTGLVGACVPIYGGILLDLSRMNRILELDKTNMTLTVEPGVLLLDIYEKVEKEGLFYAPDPGEKTATIGGNISTNAGGMRAVKYGVTRDWVRGLEVVLPNGKIEKFGGKVVKNSTGFSLKDLIVGSEGTLGIIVEATLRLISLPKHQASLLVPFKNREDAIKAAPELIKNHVTPTAVEFMEKQSLQYSETFLGKKIPHNNFEAYLLLSYDGNTDQALNDDIEIASKMALELGAIDVFLVDTEERKKGIWTVRGGFLEAIKASSSEIDEIDVVLPRSNISNYLAYVREVSEQLNVRIPYFGHVGDGNLHIYFCKDELSDKTWKEKIEEGFDLLYKRAFEYGGLVSGEHGIGFAKKKYMKHLLGEEQMRLMKGIKDTFDPKRILNPGKVIE; this is encoded by the coding sequence ATGTACAAAAAAGTAGAACTTACGGATGTTGAATCGTTAATCAATATTGTTGGAAAACAACAGTTGTTTTTCAACGATGAAATCGAACAAGAGTACGCACATGATGAATTAAAAACAGTTAAACACATGCCTGAAGTACATGTGATTGCTCAAAATAAAATTCAAATTAGCCAAATCATGACTTACGCGTATTCAAATAATATTCCTGTAACGGTTCGTGGAAGCGGCACGGGACTTGTTGGTGCGTGTGTGCCTATTTATGGTGGTATTTTACTAGATTTATCACGAATGAATCGCATATTAGAACTGGATAAAACAAATATGACACTTACCGTAGAACCAGGGGTATTGTTATTAGATATCTATGAAAAAGTAGAAAAAGAAGGTCTGTTTTACGCACCAGATCCAGGTGAAAAAACGGCGACCATTGGTGGTAATATTTCCACAAACGCTGGCGGGATGAGAGCGGTCAAATATGGTGTGACTAGAGACTGGGTTCGTGGATTAGAAGTGGTATTACCAAACGGTAAAATTGAAAAATTCGGTGGAAAAGTTGTGAAAAATTCTACTGGATTCAGCCTGAAAGATTTAATCGTTGGTTCTGAGGGGACTCTAGGGATCATCGTAGAGGCGACACTTCGTTTAATATCACTACCAAAACATCAAGCTTCCTTATTAGTGCCATTTAAAAACAGAGAAGATGCGATTAAAGCCGCACCTGAACTGATTAAAAATCATGTAACGCCTACGGCAGTTGAGTTTATGGAAAAGCAATCATTACAATACTCAGAAACCTTTTTAGGAAAGAAAATTCCTCATAACAATTTTGAAGCTTATCTACTACTGTCATACGATGGAAACACAGATCAAGCTTTAAATGATGACATTGAAATCGCAAGCAAAATGGCACTTGAATTAGGAGCGATTGATGTTTTCTTAGTCGACACCGAAGAACGTAAAAAAGGTATTTGGACGGTTCGGGGAGGATTTTTAGAAGCCATTAAAGCTTCATCAAGCGAAATTGATGAGATTGATGTCGTGCTACCTCGCTCTAACATTAGCAATTACTTGGCCTATGTGAGAGAAGTTTCTGAACAATTAAATGTTCGTATCCCATATTTTGGACACGTTGGTGATGGTAACTTACACATCTACTTCTGTAAAGATGAGTTATCAGATAAAACATGGAAAGAGAAAATTGAAGAAGGCTTTGATTTACTCTATAAACGCGCCTTCGAATATGGTGGACTTGTCTCTGGTGAACATGGTATTGGTTTTGCAAAAAAGAAATACATGAAACACCTACTTGGTGAAGAACAAATGCGACTCATGAAAGGTATTAAAGACACATTCGATCCGAAACGTATCTTAAATCCTGGGAAAGTGATTGAATAA